The genomic interval CCCGTCCTCGGTCGGCTACATCCTACCGTAGGTGTTGGTCTGAGTGGCGATAGCCCGCAACCGCCCCGATGAGTTCCCCGAAGTGCCGTGCTGAGCGCCGGATACCTTGTAAGGCTCAAGGTGGCGGTGGATATCTGCGGTCAATTCCACTTGAATCCCTTGACCGCTGCTCTCTAAACCATGAGTGGTGCCGTTATTCAAAGCGATCCAGTCAGCAAAGATCCCATGAGCATTCATCCCCTGAATCAAGAACAAAGCGTCATCAACTGTGGACAGACCCTGATCCCCCTTGATCTCGCCGACCTCGGTCTCAAGCCCTGCCCACGAGGGAATGCACGAACTTAAAGCTATATTGGCCAGGAGGTTTTGATCATCCGGCATATGGGAGGCATCGATAGCGATAGAGGTGATCCCTGACTCAAAAAGAGTTGGGATTTCGCTTTTGGCAAAGGCTATATCCGACTCCTTCTTAATCCCGTAATGATCGGCATGAACTGCCACCGGCACCGTAATTCCCATCTCATTACAGGCCGCGTCAATCTGGAGCGCCATGTTCCAATAGTTTGTCGGGCAATACGCCTTGGCCCCGCCCTCGGAACGAGCAATTTCAATGATAATGCAGGCATTGGCCCGCTGAGCGGCCCGCAACACCCCACGGATAACAAAATTATTACGGCCATTGGCCGCTATGGTCATAGCCCCACCCTTAGCGATTAGCGCCCGGTCAATCACCTTGCCGCTGACAATCAATGCCTTGGAATTAGGAAAAAGTTTAACAATATTCGGCGGTCTGCCCACCTGTAACGCCCGTTGAAAAT from Desulfobulbaceae bacterium carries:
- a CDS encoding class II fructose-bisphosphate aldolase, producing MADFQRALQVGRPPNIVKLFPNSKALIVSGKVIDRALIAKGGAMTIAANGRNNFVIRGVLRAAQRANACIIIEIARSEGGAKAYCPTNYWNMALQIDAACNEMGITVPVAVHADHYGIKKESDIAFAKSEIPTLFESGITSIAIDASHMPDDQNLLANIALSSCIPSWAGLETEVGEIKGDQGLSTVDDALFLIQGMNAHGIFADWIALNNGTTHGLESSGQGIQVELTADIHRHLEPYKVSGAQHGTSGNSSGRLRAIATQTNTYGRM